In a single window of the Roseiconus lacunae genome:
- a CDS encoding SMP-30/gluconolactonase/LRE family protein yields the protein MPLSIRSLALAFLLISGVVHAEETYPVHPDTQVKDGVPRGKVTAHQFSDSKVFPGTQRDYFLYVPAQYDPMKPAALMVFQDGQKYVRENSTWRVPTVFDNLIHEGAMPVTIALCINPGVVPGGDQAQNRFNRSFEYDTVSDRYASFLVDEMIPEVRKSYNITDDPNMRAIGGSSSGAIAAFGVAWHRPDQFRRVFSTVGTYVGLRGGNEYPTLVRKSEPKPIRVFLQDGRNDLNIYGGSWWHANTSMLSALRWAGYQVNHAWGDGGHNGKHGSAIMPDAMRWLWQDFEKPIEAPFGDHPELTARLIDGEGWQLVSTGHRYTEGPAVSPEGGVFFVDGPKGEIWKVDADASSATKFLDMPSVSALMFDAKGRLYCARNKAKTLTRVDADGTQTDLMTGKSCNDLVVLDHGVYFTGPDEQAIWYLPHGADKPIKAGTGPEKPNGLIVTPDRRFLLVVDSLGRYVWSYLIGADGTLRFGQPYGYLHSSQDEVRTAGDGCTMAEDGSLLVATKLGIQIFDQPGRVHLITSRPTGVQRFSNCVLAGPEMTTLYVTCGKHVYRRETKIKGIAPWQPAVKPEKPRL from the coding sequence ATGCCCCTATCTATTCGCTCGCTTGCTCTAGCGTTCCTTCTGATCTCCGGCGTCGTCCACGCTGAGGAAACTTATCCGGTTCACCCCGACACCCAGGTCAAGGACGGTGTGCCGCGTGGCAAGGTCACGGCACATCAATTCTCCGATAGCAAGGTCTTTCCCGGCACGCAGCGTGATTACTTTCTGTACGTTCCGGCTCAATACGATCCGATGAAACCTGCGGCGCTGATGGTTTTTCAGGATGGCCAAAAGTATGTGCGAGAAAACAGTACCTGGCGCGTTCCCACGGTGTTTGACAATTTGATCCACGAAGGAGCGATGCCGGTTACGATCGCGCTGTGTATCAACCCCGGGGTTGTTCCCGGCGGTGATCAAGCACAAAACCGTTTTAACCGCAGTTTCGAATACGACACCGTCAGCGATCGATACGCGAGTTTTCTGGTGGACGAGATGATCCCCGAAGTCCGTAAGAGTTACAACATTACCGACGATCCCAACATGCGAGCGATCGGCGGCAGCAGTAGCGGTGCGATTGCGGCGTTCGGTGTGGCATGGCACCGGCCCGATCAATTTCGCCGCGTCTTTAGCACGGTCGGCACTTACGTTGGCTTGCGAGGCGGAAACGAGTACCCGACGTTGGTGCGAAAGTCGGAGCCAAAACCGATTCGTGTGTTCCTTCAAGACGGTCGGAATGACTTGAACATTTATGGCGGCAGCTGGTGGCATGCGAACACTTCGATGTTGTCGGCTTTACGATGGGCGGGCTACCAAGTGAACCACGCCTGGGGCGATGGTGGTCACAACGGCAAACACGGCAGCGCGATCATGCCGGACGCAATGCGATGGCTGTGGCAAGATTTTGAAAAGCCTATCGAGGCACCGTTTGGTGATCATCCTGAACTGACAGCCCGTCTGATCGACGGCGAAGGCTGGCAGCTGGTGAGCACGGGGCATCGTTATACCGAAGGCCCGGCCGTGTCTCCCGAAGGCGGCGTGTTCTTCGTGGACGGACCGAAAGGTGAGATCTGGAAAGTAGATGCCGATGCATCCTCGGCGACGAAGTTTCTGGACATGCCGAGCGTTAGCGCATTGATGTTCGACGCAAAGGGCAGACTTTACTGTGCGAGGAACAAAGCGAAAACGCTGACACGGGTCGACGCAGACGGAACCCAAACCGACCTGATGACCGGTAAGAGCTGCAACGACCTAGTTGTCCTTGACCACGGCGTTTATTTTACCGGGCCGGACGAACAAGCGATCTGGTACCTACCCCATGGCGCCGACAAGCCGATCAAGGCGGGGACCGGCCCCGAAAAACCAAACGGCTTGATTGTCACTCCTGATCGCAGGTTCCTGCTGGTCGTTGATTCCCTGGGCCGGTACGTATGGTCGTACTTGATCGGCGCAGACGGGACGCTACGTTTCGGTCAGCCGTACGGTTATCTTCATTCATCACAGGACGAAGTCCGCACGGCCGGCGATGGTTGTACGATGGCAGAAGACGGTTCGCTTTTGGTGGCCACAAAACTGGGCATTCAAATTTTTGACCAGCCCGGCCGAGTCCATCTAATCACGTCGCGCCCCACCGGAGTTCAGCGGTTCTCCAATTGCGTGTTGGCTGGTCCAGAGATGACAACCCTGTACGTGACCTGCGGTAAGCACGTTTATCGGCGAGAAACGAAGATCAAGGGGATTGCTCCCTGGCAGCCGGCGGTCAAGCCGGAAAAACCACGGTTATAG
- a CDS encoding transposase — MTDSMSGKALAAGTPKPTDPITVFITWTTYGTWLPGDSRGWRKQKAGDQPPQPLLADWCRDRLKEKPVILNQAQRREVEQVIRRHANIRGWELHAVSVRSNHVHVVATSCAAPKTVRDQLKANATTALRRMPDAISQQKVWTKGGDMEFIDTDEDLEQVVVYVTEAQDRMERGK; from the coding sequence ATGACCGATTCCATGAGCGGCAAGGCGCTAGCCGCCGGTACCCCCAAACCAACCGACCCTATCACAGTGTTCATTACCTGGACCACCTACGGAACCTGGCTTCCTGGCGATTCACGTGGATGGAGGAAGCAAAAAGCCGGGGATCAACCGCCGCAACCGTTGCTGGCGGATTGGTGCCGGGACAGGTTAAAGGAAAAGCCTGTCATTCTGAATCAAGCCCAACGCAGAGAAGTTGAGCAGGTTATTCGTCGCCATGCGAACATTCGCGGCTGGGAATTACACGCGGTCTCCGTTCGGTCGAATCACGTACATGTAGTTGCCACTTCGTGTGCCGCGCCTAAAACGGTGCGAGATCAATTAAAAGCCAACGCGACTACAGCATTGCGGCGAATGCCTGACGCAATTTCGCAGCAAAAGGTCTGGACGAAAGGAGGCGACATGGAATTCATCGATACCGATGAAGATCTTGAGCAGGTCGTGGTCTATGTCACGGAAGCTCAAGATCGAATGGAGCGAGGAAAGTAA
- a CDS encoding ATP-dependent nuclease: protein MKLKQKDVHLSIINLPETTLPDFTLLTGVNGVGKTHLLRAIEVGKVGVDIAADFKSDIRYFDWTNLFPNNAKESSAHQIGKQKLEAWRGFERHQASFRTQVVNTARNLGFPSDFLNDFERLASVPQDDCTELFGPETAAAKYEQLQKSLRKASSGIREKLVGRNRNPHWCNQLFNKNPNSLISLSEKKFYEDLPLIWDQVSAFQQSFASLFVSYRDRKRENDLRRLCASDGDTEANPLSNEAFVDRYGIPPWEFVNDTLKNARLEFTIDSPDPYRDLPYVPRLTKTDTGAEVSFADLSSGEKVLMSFALCLYYTKDKRQLATYPKVLLLDEVDAPLHPSMSKTLLDATTKTLVGNHGIKVLMTTHSPSTVALAPEEAVHVMKANPQQIEKVSKEEALSVLTDGVPTISISFDGRRQVFVESQHDAKAYSALYEVLKPQLRSSRSLSFIAIGHETGGGCDKVKDIVKRLAGSGNKSVFGLLDWDLGNTPGDRVFVLSHGKHYAIENLLFDPLIVAALIARDVRSRLTTIGLGNDEGHLSIPEMDHARQQSIVCKVENALGFETPGPRETNSYDSISLEVLESYNRMQGHTLESKIVDHFPELRKFSSHEGDLKVHVINHVFRDIPSLIPKEFADVFNRLLNTNV from the coding sequence ATGAAACTAAAACAGAAAGACGTACACTTGTCCATCATTAATTTACCGGAGACGACGCTTCCTGATTTCACGCTACTCACGGGTGTAAACGGGGTTGGTAAAACGCATTTGCTACGAGCAATCGAGGTAGGCAAGGTCGGCGTCGATATTGCAGCAGATTTCAAATCTGATATTCGCTATTTTGATTGGACAAACCTATTTCCCAACAACGCGAAAGAGTCTTCTGCGCACCAGATTGGGAAGCAAAAGTTGGAAGCATGGAGGGGATTCGAACGGCATCAGGCTTCATTTAGGACGCAGGTGGTAAATACGGCACGAAATCTTGGTTTTCCAAGTGATTTTCTGAACGATTTTGAAAGACTTGCATCGGTTCCACAGGACGATTGCACGGAGCTCTTTGGGCCGGAAACAGCAGCGGCGAAATATGAACAACTACAGAAATCGTTGCGCAAAGCCTCATCAGGGATACGGGAAAAGCTCGTTGGCAGAAATCGCAATCCCCATTGGTGCAATCAGCTTTTTAACAAGAACCCAAATTCACTCATTTCGCTCAGTGAAAAAAAGTTTTACGAAGACTTGCCCTTGATTTGGGATCAAGTGTCCGCATTCCAACAGTCTTTTGCGAGTCTATTCGTCTCCTATCGTGACAGAAAACGGGAAAACGACCTTCGAAGATTGTGTGCAAGTGATGGTGATACGGAGGCTAACCCGCTCTCTAACGAGGCATTTGTGGACAGGTATGGAATTCCGCCGTGGGAGTTTGTGAACGACACGCTGAAGAATGCAAGACTCGAATTTACGATAGACAGCCCAGATCCCTATCGCGACTTGCCGTATGTCCCTCGCCTAACGAAAACAGACACAGGTGCGGAGGTTTCGTTCGCGGACTTGTCATCGGGCGAGAAAGTGCTGATGTCCTTTGCGTTGTGTCTTTACTACACCAAAGACAAACGGCAACTAGCAACCTACCCGAAAGTTCTGCTACTCGACGAAGTCGATGCCCCATTACATCCTTCGATGTCAAAAACATTGCTCGATGCGACCACGAAAACGTTGGTGGGCAATCATGGCATAAAGGTTTTAATGACAACACACTCGCCTTCTACAGTTGCATTGGCGCCTGAGGAAGCAGTTCACGTGATGAAGGCCAATCCGCAGCAAATCGAAAAAGTATCGAAGGAAGAGGCGCTCTCGGTGCTCACGGATGGCGTGCCCACAATCTCAATTTCATTTGACGGCAGAAGGCAAGTATTCGTTGAAAGTCAACACGATGCGAAAGCTTACAGTGCCTTGTATGAGGTTCTTAAACCGCAGTTAAGGTCGTCACGAAGTCTGTCCTTCATCGCGATTGGGCATGAGACCGGAGGTGGGTGTGACAAAGTTAAGGATATTGTAAAGCGACTTGCTGGATCGGGAAATAAGAGTGTCTTTGGTCTTCTCGACTGGGATCTTGGCAACACTCCAGGTGATCGAGTATTTGTGCTTTCGCATGGAAAGCACTATGCGATCGAGAATCTCCTGTTCGACCCGTTGATTGTTGCCGCTCTTATCGCACGCGATGTTCGCAGCAGGTTGACCACCATTGGCTTAGGTAATGACGAAGGCCATTTGTCAATTCCAGAAATGGATCATGCGAGACAGCAATCTATCGTGTGCAAGGTGGAGAACGCTTTGGGTTTTGAGACACCGGGTCCGAGGGAAACGAACTCATACGATTCTATATCACTAGAGGTACTTGAGTCATACAACCGGATGCAGGGTCACACTCTTGAAAGCAAAATTGTCGATCATTTTCCTGAGCTCCGTAAGTTTTCAAGTCACGAAGGGGATCTCAAGGTGCACGTGATTAACCATGTCTTTCGTGATATCCCGTCCTTAATTCCCAAGGAATTTGCCGACGTTTTCAACCGATTGTTGAACACGAATGTGTAG
- a CDS encoding tyrosine-type recombinase/integrase, with protein MPTAIARRKLRRFGRCHHRRARSRHHAGSSASFFSQSHRTKSDRGPTWEECYQKYRSYKLLRIRKKSFEHSASRLSVAERIFLGDMADHGIEGEVMVQDVMTLDMLEYLQERLLESDESRYDHRSPNTVNSSMGAVMAFVRFCAKRDWIVKVPDLDSLSVDDVMKGRPITGEEFDRMIEATSRVVGKNEAPSWHFALRVLWYSGFRVGDLMDFYWEDERHIRPVWPSRSDVHPTITVPSSQKNGKLQEIPMLPELEAFLLEVPKAKRTGWIVNPLAVTSTVKPGCKWFQPAPDDLIALAKQYSNLSIAAACGVSDAAVRKWLKKQGFRRSREFKVDTGTIPEAVVQDVESRAKRRTGAVQVPITERLTKERVGRTIAAIGEEAGIVVRQEDERTGTRTKFASAHDIRRGCAQRLINAGVSAETLMVVMRHADFATTEKYYGSALPKPVRSAQAAASEVRQKLSTDATSDALVGGQEKTPQLSAAELSTLKRLLNGI; from the coding sequence ATGCCAACAGCGATTGCTCGACGGAAACTACGTCGGTTCGGGCGGTGCCATCACCGCCGAGCACGAAGTCGACATCATGCCGGCTCCAGTGCAAGCTTTTTTTCCCAGTCCCATCGAACCAAATCCGATCGCGGTCCGACCTGGGAGGAGTGCTATCAGAAGTACCGCTCGTACAAGTTACTGCGGATACGAAAAAAATCGTTCGAGCACTCGGCCTCGCGGCTCAGTGTCGCCGAACGAATCTTTCTGGGAGACATGGCTGACCATGGGATCGAAGGCGAAGTGATGGTCCAAGACGTCATGACACTCGACATGCTGGAGTACCTTCAAGAGCGATTGCTCGAAAGTGACGAGTCTCGGTATGACCATCGGTCGCCGAACACCGTCAACAGCTCGATGGGTGCCGTGATGGCGTTTGTGCGGTTTTGCGCCAAGCGTGATTGGATCGTCAAAGTGCCTGACCTCGATTCGCTGAGCGTCGATGATGTGATGAAGGGTCGCCCGATTACGGGCGAAGAGTTTGATCGCATGATCGAGGCAACATCGCGTGTGGTCGGCAAGAACGAAGCCCCGTCCTGGCACTTTGCCTTGCGAGTGCTGTGGTACAGCGGGTTTCGGGTGGGTGATTTGATGGATTTTTATTGGGAAGACGAACGTCACATCCGGCCTGTCTGGCCGAGTCGTAGCGACGTCCACCCAACGATCACTGTCCCCTCCTCCCAGAAAAACGGCAAGCTTCAGGAGATCCCGATGCTGCCCGAATTGGAAGCCTTTTTGTTGGAAGTGCCCAAGGCCAAACGCACCGGTTGGATCGTCAATCCTTTGGCGGTCACGTCAACGGTGAAGCCTGGCTGCAAGTGGTTCCAACCTGCACCCGATGATTTGATCGCCCTGGCAAAGCAGTACAGCAATCTGTCGATTGCGGCGGCTTGCGGGGTGTCCGATGCGGCGGTGCGGAAGTGGCTGAAGAAGCAAGGTTTTCGGCGAAGCCGAGAGTTCAAGGTCGACACGGGAACGATCCCGGAGGCGGTCGTCCAGGATGTTGAGAGCCGTGCAAAGCGCCGAACCGGTGCGGTGCAGGTTCCAATTACCGAGCGACTGACCAAGGAACGTGTCGGCAGGACCATTGCGGCGATCGGAGAAGAAGCCGGGATCGTAGTTCGTCAAGAAGATGAGCGAACGGGCACCAGAACCAAGTTCGCGAGTGCTCACGACATCAGGCGAGGCTGCGCGCAGCGTCTGATCAATGCCGGCGTCTCTGCGGAGACGTTGATGGTCGTCATGCGTCACGCAGATTTCGCGACGACGGAGAAGTACTACGGCTCAGCGTTACCGAAGCCAGTGCGTTCGGCTCAAGCCGCTGCATCGGAAGTCCGTCAGAAACTCTCCACCGATGCAACTTCGGATGCATTAGTGGGGGGACAAGAAAAAACTCCACAGCTATCGGCTGCGGAGTTATCGACGCTAAAGCGTTTACTGAACGGCATTTAG
- a CDS encoding coiled-coil domain-containing protein, whose product MSYQDWTETDIQSLKAQEAKDLAVELLHALDTKEQGPISPGEVQMLELEFELKLRQAEKEDAQQQREHERELRQLELELEKYRAQTAESNSAADAVRQELKDVVDRIRSSEESLAINLERSTREHRLKLERLEHEFGEQREQLQGEVEQLTARRDELVEQIQRLTDIEVNVEALAEVEATIASKQATFDQQTQQLDDEVAALHFQRTKRVKEVEQTQELELARLKHEHNKHVLLLERETADRILEGLGLSAIEQGRLDSMQAELDALRAKGDQAVEVAESEARERFRREFNISGSEPFDVTALQYRQQAAADQVTRLERRIEQLETEVTEARQHIQGEPQRIATAVEAARTPIQNIVEPASKR is encoded by the coding sequence ATGAGCTACCAAGATTGGACCGAGACAGATATTCAGTCCCTCAAAGCACAGGAGGCCAAGGATCTGGCCGTCGAATTGCTCCACGCTCTCGACACCAAAGAGCAAGGTCCCATCTCCCCCGGTGAAGTCCAGATGCTTGAACTGGAGTTTGAACTGAAGCTGCGACAGGCCGAAAAAGAAGATGCCCAACAACAACGCGAACACGAGCGTGAACTTCGCCAGCTGGAACTCGAACTGGAAAAGTACCGAGCACAAACAGCCGAATCTAATTCAGCCGCCGACGCCGTCCGTCAAGAGCTCAAAGACGTCGTCGATCGCATCCGAAGCAGCGAAGAATCGCTCGCCATCAATCTCGAACGCTCCACTCGCGAACATCGCTTGAAACTTGAACGACTGGAACACGAGTTCGGGGAACAACGCGAACAGCTTCAAGGCGAAGTTGAGCAACTGACCGCCCGCCGCGATGAACTGGTCGAACAGATTCAACGGCTGACCGACATCGAAGTCAACGTGGAAGCACTGGCCGAAGTCGAAGCGACGATCGCGTCGAAACAAGCCACCTTCGATCAACAAACTCAGCAACTTGACGATGAAGTCGCGGCGCTGCACTTCCAACGAACCAAACGGGTGAAAGAAGTCGAGCAGACACAAGAACTCGAACTCGCGAGACTTAAACACGAGCACAACAAACATGTCTTGCTGCTCGAACGCGAAACCGCCGACCGCATCCTTGAAGGGTTGGGACTGTCGGCGATCGAACAGGGGCGACTCGACAGCATGCAAGCCGAACTCGATGCGCTGCGTGCGAAGGGCGATCAAGCCGTCGAAGTCGCCGAATCGGAAGCCCGAGAGCGGTTCCGACGTGAGTTCAACATCTCTGGATCCGAGCCCTTTGACGTCACGGCGCTGCAGTATCGTCAGCAAGCGGCAGCTGACCAAGTGACTCGACTGGAACGACGAATCGAGCAACTTGAAACCGAAGTCACCGAGGCTCGCCAACACATCCAAGGCGAACCGCAACGCATCGCAACCGCCGTCGAAGCGGCCCGTACGCCCATCCAGAACATTGTTGAACCGGCGTCGAAGCGTTGA
- a CDS encoding DUF4832 domain-containing protein — MWVAHGVISPAIAQQTRVISLQSKITGVQPMTGIALWADNPIAERHPEAVSLEYRYCGYDEIVDAQGRYDWTSLESVLDEIASRNHQAILRFNFVYVGKKTTVPGWIRQRNDYHETVGKSEGKETWFCDWGNKSLQEFMLDFYRKLADRYDRDPRIAFLQTGFGLWAEYHIYDGPRKLGKTFPDKSFQEVFLRHMDAQFDTLPWSISIDAADETYSPLEDNADLLALDFGVFDDSFLCKPHSKENAVNWRILGPDRWKRQPGGGEFSYYNNKDQRQALSKEGPNGVPFEVAAKQFHLSYIIGNDQPRFQSIERIKSASRAIGYRFRVTAAAVKGNELRLRVTNEGIAPIYRDAYFAAGKKRSTKTLKGLLPGESCVCSVSGVSENDLRQITIVCDSVLPTQSIQFDANLQVQWQ; from the coding sequence ATGTGGGTAGCACATGGTGTCATTTCACCTGCCATTGCCCAACAAACTCGCGTGATTTCCTTGCAGTCAAAAATCACCGGCGTGCAACCGATGACGGGGATTGCTTTGTGGGCGGATAATCCGATCGCCGAGCGACATCCGGAGGCGGTCTCATTGGAATACCGTTACTGTGGCTACGACGAAATTGTCGATGCCCAAGGCCGCTATGACTGGACTTCTCTTGAATCGGTATTGGACGAGATCGCATCGCGAAACCACCAAGCGATCTTGCGTTTCAATTTTGTCTACGTTGGAAAGAAAACCACCGTGCCCGGTTGGATCCGCCAACGCAATGATTATCACGAAACCGTTGGCAAAAGCGAAGGAAAGGAAACTTGGTTTTGCGATTGGGGAAACAAATCGCTGCAAGAATTTATGCTTGATTTCTACAGAAAGCTGGCCGATCGGTATGACCGTGATCCACGCATCGCGTTCCTGCAAACGGGATTCGGGCTTTGGGCTGAATACCACATTTACGACGGCCCGAGAAAGCTAGGCAAGACGTTTCCCGACAAATCGTTCCAAGAGGTTTTCCTGCGTCATATGGATGCACAGTTCGATACATTGCCGTGGTCAATCAGTATCGATGCCGCCGATGAAACCTACTCACCGCTGGAAGACAATGCTGATTTGTTAGCTCTCGATTTCGGTGTTTTTGATGACTCGTTTCTCTGCAAGCCACACTCAAAAGAAAATGCGGTCAACTGGAGAATCCTTGGACCAGATCGCTGGAAACGGCAACCCGGCGGAGGCGAGTTTAGTTACTACAACAACAAGGACCAGCGCCAGGCGCTTTCCAAAGAAGGCCCCAACGGTGTGCCGTTCGAAGTCGCCGCGAAACAGTTTCATCTCAGCTACATCATCGGGAATGATCAACCGCGTTTTCAGTCGATCGAACGGATCAAGTCAGCCAGTCGAGCAATCGGCTATCGCTTTCGTGTGACCGCGGCAGCGGTGAAAGGCAACGAATTGCGTTTGAGGGTTACAAACGAAGGGATCGCTCCCATTTATCGAGATGCCTATTTCGCGGCCGGAAAGAAGCGATCAACAAAGACGCTCAAAGGCTTGTTGCCCGGCGAGAGTTGTGTTTGCTCGGTATCGGGGGTCAGCGAAAACGATCTTCGCCAGATCACAATCGTATGCGATAGCGTGCTACCAACCCAATCGATCCAGTTCGATGCCAATCTTCAAGTTCAGTGGCAGTAG
- a CDS encoding glycerophosphodiester phosphodiesterase family protein → MAKEFGSWREAVEDTWKMIAASKQSLVATDVTYKLLAYILITPLFVLLFRLLLRLSGNEVLSDLDIAHFLLGPFGWFCGIAIAAVWLAILAFEQASLMWILVQRQRGERAHMLDALRFAAEQAPGVLRVTVRLVTRLALVFAPFLVVAALTYRWLLTDFDINFYLTARPSEFWTAVAVGGALSVLLVSILLRLLSGWFLALPLVLFEQTPPQNALVESQRLVDGHRKHIVISIVILVGMVLIANSIATFTIGLLGRLLIPSSVGSLAFLAARVGSMLLASFLVGLIVQLLAVIGVTGTMLQSYLALSEKASDAIDHSSSPDMLRRSFLRHVTSRRLLTAGSVVAVLTTVSGYVLITAVRMADDVEIMAHRGASILAPENTMAAYRRAIDDGADWIEIDVQETADGRVVVVHDKDLMKLAGNPIKIWESSFDQLSSIDIGSHLDAKFSAERVATLTDVLRLCKDQIGVNIELKYYGHDQHLEERVVSIVEAEGMDDQVMVMSLKPQGVAKTKALRPDWKYGLLLSVYVGNLNKIDTDFLAVNAEFASRAFVKRAHRAGKEVYVWTVDDPAKMSMLMNRNIDGILTNRPDIARDVIRQRAELSSSERLLAEISVWLGL, encoded by the coding sequence TTGGCGAAGGAATTTGGTTCTTGGCGAGAAGCGGTTGAAGACACGTGGAAGATGATTGCGGCGTCGAAACAAAGCTTGGTTGCGACGGATGTGACGTACAAGTTACTGGCTTACATCTTGATCACACCCCTGTTTGTCCTTCTGTTCCGATTGCTGCTGCGGTTATCGGGCAACGAAGTACTTTCGGACCTTGATATCGCCCACTTTTTACTTGGTCCGTTTGGATGGTTCTGCGGCATCGCGATCGCTGCGGTTTGGCTCGCGATCCTCGCGTTTGAGCAAGCATCGCTGATGTGGATTCTTGTTCAACGCCAACGCGGCGAGCGTGCGCATATGCTTGACGCGTTGCGATTCGCGGCGGAACAAGCTCCCGGTGTGCTGCGGGTGACGGTGCGTTTGGTGACACGCCTTGCACTGGTGTTTGCACCATTCCTAGTCGTCGCGGCGCTGACGTATCGATGGCTGCTAACAGACTTTGACATCAACTTTTATCTGACCGCGCGGCCATCTGAATTTTGGACGGCGGTGGCAGTTGGCGGCGCGCTCTCAGTGCTGCTCGTATCTATTCTATTGCGTCTGCTTTCGGGGTGGTTCTTGGCGTTACCCTTAGTGCTTTTCGAACAAACACCTCCTCAGAATGCGCTTGTAGAAAGCCAGCGACTTGTCGATGGCCATCGAAAACACATTGTCATTTCGATCGTCATTTTGGTTGGTATGGTGTTGATCGCAAATTCGATCGCAACCTTTACCATCGGTTTACTTGGGCGACTGCTGATTCCTTCCTCGGTGGGTTCTTTGGCATTCCTTGCGGCGCGAGTCGGATCGATGCTCTTGGCTTCCTTTCTGGTAGGACTGATCGTACAACTGCTGGCGGTGATCGGTGTGACCGGCACGATGCTACAAAGCTACCTCGCGTTATCGGAAAAGGCATCCGATGCGATCGACCATTCAAGTTCACCAGATATGCTTCGTCGATCGTTCCTACGGCACGTGACGAGCCGCCGACTCCTAACCGCAGGTTCGGTTGTCGCGGTGCTGACGACGGTCAGCGGCTATGTCCTGATCACCGCCGTTCGGATGGCTGACGATGTCGAAATCATGGCCCATCGTGGCGCGTCAATCTTAGCGCCGGAAAATACCATGGCCGCTTACAGGCGGGCGATCGACGACGGTGCGGATTGGATTGAAATCGATGTCCAAGAAACGGCTGACGGACGTGTCGTCGTCGTCCACGATAAAGACCTGATGAAGCTGGCCGGTAATCCGATCAAAATCTGGGAATCTTCGTTTGATCAACTTTCATCGATCGACATCGGGAGTCATCTAGACGCGAAGTTTTCTGCCGAACGCGTGGCAACGCTGACCGACGTCCTGCGTCTGTGCAAGGATCAAATTGGCGTGAACATCGAGCTGAAGTACTACGGTCACGACCAACATCTTGAAGAGCGTGTGGTGAGTATCGTTGAAGCCGAAGGGATGGACGATCAAGTGATGGTGATGTCGCTAAAACCGCAGGGCGTCGCTAAAACAAAAGCACTTCGCCCAGATTGGAAATATGGTTTGCTGCTTTCGGTTTATGTTGGCAACCTCAATAAGATCGACACAGACTTTCTTGCCGTGAACGCGGAATTTGCAAGTCGCGCGTTCGTGAAACGGGCACACCGCGCCGGCAAAGAAGTTTATGTTTGGACCGTCGACGATCCCGCCAAGATGTCGATGCTCATGAACCGGAATATCGATGGAATCCTGACCAACCGTCCGGATATCGCTCGCGATGTGATTCGCCAGCGAGCCGAATTGAGCAGTTCCGAACGGCTGTTAGCAGAGATATCGGTTTGGCTGGGGCTTTGA